In Vanessa cardui chromosome 28, ilVanCard2.1, whole genome shotgun sequence, one genomic interval encodes:
- the LOC124541385 gene encoding uncharacterized protein LOC124541385: MLVNEASKDETKINNITTCLSNTNCQVVLATALVNAVSSNGSHFTLRSLLDQGSQASFITESAAQLLGLKKTQCNSVITGVGGEETSSLNSKYVVFIKLQSLHDPTFTIQVKALVLSKLTSFLPVRKLKVQLWPTLPVLKLADPMFNIPNKIDLLLGAEVYCQIITEGLMRGPPGTPIAQNTRLGWILSGQASCDSETNTSCTIASLHTNITNEEFNLKQFWELESDNFMLEKQLTPDEKRCEEIFQETTNRDDFGRYIVKLPFKEADPSCKYGNSREIALKRFLMLERRFIKSPHLKSEYTQVISEYLQLGHMEEVPTKEINNPTAVYLPYHEVVREDKKTTKFRIVFNASNRDNNGVSLNSNLLVGPTLQSDLRHILMRWRLHPICLTADIVKMYRQIKVTEQDADYQRLLWREDNTKEIRHLRLVRVTFGTASAPYLAVRTLHQVAYDEGNQFQLAASRVFHDFYMDDLLTGCQTVAEGKQIFLEMNKLLEKGGFELQKWSSNNDELLNEISKGNKATTSNIELKNDEVVKILGLTWNRRTDNFEYSVQLPPISRPVTKRKIISDIGKLFDPMGWLSPAIIKAKIIIQKLWLSGIDWDDELPSKLLNEWTHYREELIELTKFRIPRWINFSETNNTTELHGFCDASNEAYAAVVYMRIVDDIGNVNVHLLTAKTRVAPIKQISIPRLELCGAVLLAKLLQEVSAVLKISTTCIHAWTDSTVVLAWLSDHPSRWKTFVANRVSEILNILNRDQWSHVSSGDNPADCASRGLNPSEIAEFQQWKSGPAWLKNRSIKFDRTSSIDTNLEEKANRVYCVIEQNQLELWTKFSSLRKLVRVLAYCRRFIKKLKLLISQFPVWLTSDELNEALNICIKQCQAVNFQRELKDIKDNNKVFKKSKLTSLNPFLDEAGILRVGGRLEQAEIKTDTKHPIILPSKSHLTNLILAETHMNTLHGGPQLMLNYLRSKYWVLDAKNRVKMVFRNCVVCARHAALTRNQLMGQLPPVRVTPIRAFYRSGVDYAGPIQIRTSKGRGMRAYKGYICLFVCMATRAIHLEAVSDLTSQSFIAAFKRFVARRGHCADLYSDNGTNFVGAARELRILFAQEKSTLTKDIAETLANNGTTWHFIPPHSPHFGGLWEAGIKSTKHHLRRPGPTTSTVTGEREPDFGFLLYEDLAADAIIIPVEGNVSPSNLSQKHNVETVEVITPECSPVPKIQNLDEGNLAQDQPVAKELDANADVNSYYVEPQPVLSSPTINRESETVEVITPSKYLNECSPILKILVPLYKRGKQDKPRKNNQKSIPKKKRPRFSSESEQEFDESDSDQTESDKENTQCRECFDDYASTKSTADWIQCLTCKLWLHEDCTLYGDYCNRRGHKKKLAAVIANLAKVNSKNK, encoded by the exons ATGTTAGTTAACGAAGCATCAAAAGACGAGACCAAAATCAACAACATTACCACTTGTTTATCTAACACTAACTGTCAAGTTGTATTGGCAACAGCTTTAGTGAACGCTGTATCTAGCAATGGGTCGCACTTTACATTAAGGTCTTTATTAGACCAGGGATCGCAGGCATCATTTATTACGGAGTCTGCAGCTCAGTTGCTTGGGCTTAAGAAAACACAATGTAATAGTGTTATCACTGGAGTGGGGGGTGAGGAAACTTCCTCACTTAATTCCAAATACGTAGTATTTATAAAGCTTCAATCGCTCCACGACCCTACTTTTACCATACAAGTTAAAGCACTTGTTCTAAGTAAACTAACTTCATTTCTCCCTGTAAGAAAACTCAAGGTCCAACTGTGGCCAACTTTACCAGTTTTGAAGTTAGCGGATCCAATGtttaatataccaaataaaatcgATCTTTTACTTGGCGCTGAAGTCTACTGTCAGATTATAACTGAAGGATTGATGAGAGGCCCACCTGGAACACCAATTGCACAAAACACCAGACTGGGTTGGATTTTATCGGGACAAGCTAGTTGTGATAGTGAAACCAATACTTCCTGTACTATCGCAAGTTTGCATACCAACATAACTAACGAAGAGTTTAACCTTAAACAATTTTGGGAACTAGAATCGGATAATTTCATGCTGGAGAAACAATTAACTCCAGATGAAAAAAGATGTGAAGAGATATTTCAAGAAACAACCAACCGCGATGATTTTGGCAGGTATATTGTCAAACTACCATTTAAGGAAGCTGATCCGAGCTGTAAATATGGAAATTCACGTGAGATTGCATTGAAAAGATTTCTAATGTTAGAAAGAAGATTTATTAAATCACCACATTTGAAGTCTGAATACACTCAGGTCATTTCAGAATATCTACAACTCGGTCATATGGAAGAAGTaccaacaaaagaaataaataatcctACAGCGGTTTACTTACCTTATCATGAAGTAGTACGAGAagataaaaaaactactaaatttcGAATCGTGTTTAATGCTTCAAATCGTGATAACAATGGTGTGTCCCTTAACAGTAATCTTCTTGTAGGTCCAACCTTACAATCGGATTTAAGGCACATCCTTATGAGGTGGAGACTTCATCCCATTTGTTTAACAGCTGATATAGTCAAGATGTATAGACAAATAAAAGTGACAGAACAAGATGCAGACTATCAACGATTGCTGTGGAGAGAAGACAATACCAAGGAGATACGACATTTGCGTTTAGTTCGAGTCACGTTTGGAACCGCGTCAGCACCCTACTTAGCTGTGAGAACACTACATCAAGTAGCCTATGATGAAGGAAACCAATTCCAACTAGCAGCTTCAAGGGTATTTCATGATTTTTATATGGACGATTTACTTACCGGATGTCAAACTGTAGCCGAAGGAAAACAAATATTCCTAGAAATGAATAAACTATTAGAAAAAGGAGGTTTTGAATTACAAAAATGGTCAAGCAATAATGATGAACTACTTAATGAAATAAGCAAAGGGAATAAAGCAACAACAAgcaatatcgaattaaaaaatgatgaagTAGTAAAAATTTTAGGACTTACTTGGAACCGACGAACTGATAACTTTGAGTATTCGGTACAACTGCCGCCTATCAGTAGAcctgtaacaaaaagaaaaattatttcagaTATTGGAAAACTGTTTGATCCTATGGGATGGCTATCACCAGcaataattaaagcaaaaataattattcaaaagctATGGTTAAGCGGAATAGATTGGGATGATGAATTACCATCTAAGCTTTTAAATGAATGGACACACTATCGGGAAGAACTCATTGAACTTACAAAATTTCGTATTCCACGATGGATTAATTTTAGCGAGACAAATAATACAACAGAACTACATGGATTCTGCGATGCATCCAATGAAGCATATGCTGCTGTTGTTTATATGCGTATTGTAGATGATATTGGAAACGTTAATGTCCACTTGTTGACTGCAAAAACAAGAGTAGCACCCATTAAACAAATCTCAATTCCTAGACTTGAATTGTGTGGAGCTGTTCTTTTGGCTAAATTATTACAGGAAGTTTCagcagtattaaaaatatcaacaacttGTATCCACGCATGGACAGACTCTACCGTAGTGCTAGCCTGGCTAAGCGACCATCCAAGTCGTTGGAAAACATTTGTAGCCAACCGAGTTTCAGAAATCCTTAACATCTTAAATAGAGATCAATGGTCACACGTATCATCTGGTGACAACCCAGCTGATTGTGCGTCGCGCGGGTTAAATCCATCTGAAATAGCAGAATTTCAGCAATGGAAATCAGGTCCAGCATGGTTGAAAAATCgatcaataaaatttgatagaACAAGTTCAATAGACACTAACTTAGAAGAAAAGGCTAATAGAGTTTACTGCGTAATAGAACAAAATCAATTAGAATTATGGACTAAATTTTCTTCTCTGCGCAAATTAGTTAGGGTTTTAGCATACTGCAGAAGATTTATaaagaagttaaaattattgattagtCAATTTCCAGTATGGCTAACTAGTGATGAATTGAATGAGGCtctgaatatttgtattaagcaaTGTCAAGCAGTGAACTTTCAGCGGGAATTAAAGGATATTAAAGataacaataaagtattcaaGAAGAGCAAACTTACCTCTTTGAATCCATTTCTAGATGAAGCAGGTATCTTGAGAGTTGGTGGGCGACTGGAACAAGCTGAAATAAAAACTGACACAAAACATCCAATAATACTTCCTTCAAAATCTCATCTTACCAACCTAATTCTGGCAGAAACTCACATGAACACATTACACGGCGGACcacaattaatgttaaattatcttCGAAGTAAATACTGGGTTCTTGATGCAAAAAACCGCGTTAAAATGGTTTTTCGTAACTGTGTGGTCTGTGCACGACACGCTGCACTGACAAGGAATCAATTGATGGGgcagttaccaccggttcgtgtAACGCCAATTCGAGCATTTTATCGCAGTGGAGTAGATTACGCAGGCCCTATACAGATCAGAACTTCTAAAGGTAGAGGTATGAGGGCCTATAAAGGctacatatgtttatttgtgtgcATGGCAACAAGAGCCATTCATTTGGAAGCTGTGAGTGATCTCACTTCACAAAGTTTCATTGCTGCGTTCAAACGTTTTGTTGCCAGACGCGGTCATTGTGCTGACTTATATAGCGACAACGGAACAAATTTTGTTGGTGCCGCACGGGAACTCAGAATTCTGTTTGCTCAAGAGAAGTCGACATTGACAAAAGATATTGCTGAGACTTTAGCAAACAACGGTACAACTTGGCACTTTATTCCACCGCATTCCCCGCACTTCGGCGGACTTTGGGAGGCTGGAATTAAATCTACTAAGCATCATCTTCGACGG CCTGGTCCAACGACATCAACTGTCACTGGTGAGCGGGAGCCTGATTTCGGGTTCTTACTATATGAAGATCTTGCAGCGGACGCAATTATTATTCCCGTAGAAGGAAATGTCAGTCCGTCCAACCTTTCTCAGAAACATAATGTTGAAACTGTAGAAGTCATAACTCCAG aATGTTCACCGGTCCCAAAAATTCAAAATCTAGATGAAGGAAACCTTGCTCAAGACCAACCAGTGGCAAAGGAACTCGACGCTAATGCTGATGTGAATTCATATTATGTTGAGCCCCAGCCTGTTCTATCGTCTCCAACTATCAATAGGGAGTCTGAAACTGTAGAAGTCATAACTCCAAGTAAATATCTTAACGAATGTTCACCTATCCTGAAAATTCTTGTTCCATTATATAAAAGAGGCAAGCAAG ACAAACCTAGAAAAAACAACCAAAAATCTATTCCTAAAAAGAAAAGACCGAGGTTTAGTTCTGAAAGTGAACAAGAGTTCGATGAATCAGATTCTGACCAGACTGAATCTGATAAAGAAAATACTCAATGCAGAGAATGTTTCGATGACTACGCAAGTACCAAGTCCACGGCGGACTGGATTCAGTGCCTGACGTGTAAACTCTGGTTACACGAAGATTGCACTCTATATGGCGATTACTGTAATAGACGTGGACACAAGAAGAAGCTTGCAGCTGTAATAGCTAACCTGGCCAAAGTGAATTCAAAGAATAAGTAA